Proteins found in one Dermacentor silvarum isolate Dsil-2018 chromosome 8, BIME_Dsil_1.4, whole genome shotgun sequence genomic segment:
- the LOC125947839 gene encoding uncharacterized protein LOC125947839, whose amino-acid sequence MCSRGAVVAATNSRGNRMDGTDAEGYQVILPTLPSGRSVFNTLFLHADVRSRPYRVEHFRDTLARLELLPDVIALGAYQMSHVWAVTFKSTEGMKKALACGEMEVKGQRCLVIDPANQDVRLKLHWLLFNVDEEDVRVALAPYGKVTDVTKEKWRVQGIQDKGSTTRVVRLKLHKGIKVDDLPHQLRVAGDMALLVAPGRAPLCLRCHSKGHIRREGRDPRCTHCRRFGHEESECVKTYASVAGPVGGDDTAELVMDEADAEEAASEATPKVEGHEAETSAPPDKLQDTRTGDESPKVADTVGDATGAVKVHDVPAQSPSCDEPTVMDVSEAASGATVSKRGHDATLDDNEALTAGNSDGPPPKAAITRRSLIRPRPNIPPDRKAAGTPPT is encoded by the coding sequence ATGTGCTCCCGAGGAGCGGTGGTTGCGGCTACGaacagccgcggtaacaggatgGACGGAACGGATGCCGAAGGATATCAAGTTATTTTGCCTACACTGCCTTCAGGTCGTAGTGTTTTCAACACTTTATTTTTGCATGCTGATGTTCGTTCAAGGCCCTACCGAGTCGAACATTTCCGGGATACGTTGGCACGTCTGGAATTGCTCCCCGACGTGATAGCGTTGGGGGCTTATCAAATGAGCCACGTGTGGGCGGTGACATTCAAGAGCACAGAAGGCATGAAGAAAGCTTTGGCTTGTGGCGAAATGGAAGTGAAGGGCCAACGTTGTTTGGTTATCGACCCGGCGAACCAGGACGTGCGTCTCAAGCTTCATTGGCTTCTCTTTAACGTtgacgaagaagacgtgcgtgTAGCGCTTGCTCCGTACGGGAAAGTGACCGACGTCACTAAGGAAAAGTGGAGGGTTCAAGGAATCCAGGACAAGGGGTCGACGACGCGCGTCGTGCGCCTCAAGCTCCATAAAGGCATTAAGGtggacgaccttccacaccaGCTGCGCGTCGCCGGTGACATGGCCCTTCTTGTCGCGCCTGGAAGAGCGCCACTATGCCTGCGGTGCCACAGCAAGGGCCATATCCGACGTGAGGGCCGAGATCCTCGCTGCACGCACTGCCGGCGTTTTGGACACGAAGAAAGTGAGTGCGTGAAGACGTACGCAAGTGTCGCGGGGCCGGTTGGAGGAGATGACACCGCAGAACTCGTCATGGACGAGGCCGACGCTGAGGAAGCCGCAAGCGAAGCAACGCCGAAGGTTGAGGGGCATGAGGCGGAAACGTCAGCCCCGCCCGACAAGCTGCAAGATACAAGAACCGGCGACGAAAGCCCAAAAGTGGCCGACACAGTAGGTGACGCCACGGGCGCCGTCAAAGTGCATGACGTCCCAGCGCAGTCACCGTCATGCGATGAGCCGACAGTCATGGACGTAAGCGAGGCAGCAAGCGGTGCCACTGTCAGCAAGCGCGGCCACGATGCGACGTTGGACGATAATGAAGCCCTGACTGCAGGGAACTCTGACGGACCACCGCCAAAGGCGGCCATCACCCGGCGGTCACTGATCAGACCGCGGCCGAATATACCACCGGACCGTAAGGCGGCAGGCACGCCGCCGACGTAG